In the genome of Pseudomonas sp. HS6, one region contains:
- the mmsB gene encoding 3-hydroxyisobutyrate dehydrogenase — protein MKIAFIGLGNMGAPMARNLIKAGHSLNLVDLNKTVLAELEQLGGTIRSSAREAAEDAELVITMLPAAVHVRSVWLGEDGVLAGIGKGVPAVDCSTIDPQTARDVAVAAAKQGVAMADAPVSGGTGGATAGTLTFMVGATPELFASLQPVLAQMGRNIVHCGEVGTGQIAKICNNLLLAISMVGVSEAMALGDALGIDTGVLAEIINSSTGRCWSSEMYNPWPGIVETAPASRGYTGGFGAELMLKDLGLATEAARQAHQPVVLGAVAQQLYQAMSLRGEGGKDFSAIINSYRKPQ, from the coding sequence ATGAAAATCGCATTTATCGGTCTGGGCAACATGGGCGCGCCGATGGCGCGCAACCTGATCAAGGCCGGGCATTCGCTGAACCTGGTGGACCTGAACAAAACCGTGCTGGCGGAACTGGAGCAGTTGGGCGGCACTATCCGCTCCTCGGCTCGCGAAGCCGCAGAGGATGCGGAACTGGTGATCACCATGTTGCCGGCCGCAGTGCATGTACGCAGCGTCTGGCTCGGTGAGGATGGTGTGCTGGCCGGCATCGGCAAAGGCGTGCCGGCGGTGGATTGCAGCACCATTGATCCGCAGACTGCACGCGACGTGGCGGTGGCCGCTGCCAAACAAGGCGTGGCCATGGCCGATGCGCCGGTGTCCGGCGGCACCGGCGGCGCAACCGCAGGCACACTGACGTTCATGGTCGGTGCCACCCCTGAACTGTTCGCCAGCCTGCAACCGGTGCTGGCGCAAATGGGCCGCAACATCGTGCATTGCGGTGAGGTCGGCACCGGGCAGATCGCCAAGATCTGCAACAACCTGTTGCTCGCCATTTCGATGGTCGGCGTCAGTGAGGCGATGGCCTTGGGCGACGCGTTGGGAATCGATACCGGTGTGCTCGCCGAGATCATCAACAGCTCGACCGGGCGTTGCTGGAGTTCGGAAATGTACAACCCTTGGCCGGGCATCGTCGAAACGGCGCCGGCTTCGCGCGGTTACACCGGTGGCTTTGGCGCCGAGCTGATGCTCAAGGATCTCGGGCTGGCCACCGAGGCGGCGCGTCAGGCCCATCAGCCAGTGGTGCTGGGCGCGGTGGCGCAGCAGTTGTATCAGGCGATGAGCCTGCGCGGGGAAGGTGGCAAGGACTTCTCGGCGATCATCAACAGCTATCGCAAGCCGCAGTAA
- a CDS encoding CoA-acylating methylmalonate-semialdehyde dehydrogenase → MNASLTPNETTIQKVKLLIDGEWVESQTTEWHDIVNPATQQVLAKVPFATAAEVDAAVSAAQRAFQTWKLTPIGARMRIMLKLQALIREHSKRIAVVLSAEQGKTIADAEGDIFRGLEVVEHACSIGSLQMGEFAENVAGGVDTYTLRQPIGVCAGITPFNFPAMIPLWMFPMAIACGNTFVLKPSEQDPLSTMLLVELAIEAGVPAGVLNVVHGGKDVVDGLCTHKDIKAISFVGSTAVGTHVYDLAGKHGKRVQSMMGAKNHAVVLPDANREQALNALVGAGFGAAGQRCMATSVVVLVGAAKQWLPDLKALAQKLKVNAGSEPGTDVGPVISKKAKARILDLIESGIKEGAKLELDGRDISVPGYEKGNFVGPTLFSGVTTDMQIYTQEIFGPVLVVLEVDTLDQAIALVNANPFGNGTGLFTQSGAAARKFQTEIDVGQVGINIPIPVPVPFFSFTGSRGSKLGDLGPYGKQVVQFYTQTKTVTARWFDDDSVNDGVNTTINLR, encoded by the coding sequence ATGAACGCATCGCTTACGCCCAACGAAACCACGATCCAGAAGGTCAAGCTGCTGATCGACGGCGAGTGGGTCGAGTCGCAGACCACCGAGTGGCACGATATCGTCAACCCGGCGACCCAGCAGGTGCTGGCCAAAGTCCCGTTTGCCACCGCTGCTGAAGTCGACGCTGCCGTCAGTGCCGCCCAGCGCGCCTTCCAGACCTGGAAGCTGACCCCGATCGGCGCACGCATGCGCATCATGCTCAAGCTGCAAGCGCTGATCCGTGAGCACTCCAAACGTATCGCCGTGGTGCTGAGTGCCGAGCAAGGCAAGACTATTGCCGACGCCGAGGGCGATATTTTCCGCGGTCTGGAAGTGGTCGAGCACGCGTGCTCCATCGGCAGCCTGCAAATGGGCGAGTTCGCCGAAAACGTTGCAGGTGGCGTCGACACTTACACCCTGCGTCAACCGATCGGTGTTTGTGCGGGCATTACGCCGTTCAACTTCCCGGCGATGATTCCACTGTGGATGTTCCCGATGGCCATCGCCTGCGGCAACACCTTCGTGCTCAAACCGTCCGAACAGGACCCGCTTTCCACCATGCTGCTGGTGGAGCTGGCGATCGAGGCCGGCGTTCCGGCGGGTGTGCTCAACGTCGTGCACGGCGGCAAGGACGTGGTCGATGGACTGTGTACCCACAAGGACATCAAGGCGATTTCCTTCGTTGGTTCGACTGCGGTCGGCACCCACGTGTATGACCTGGCCGGTAAACACGGCAAGCGTGTGCAATCGATGATGGGCGCGAAAAACCACGCCGTGGTGCTGCCGGACGCCAATCGCGAGCAAGCGCTCAATGCGCTGGTCGGTGCCGGTTTCGGTGCGGCCGGTCAGCGTTGCATGGCCACGTCTGTGGTGGTGCTGGTGGGCGCGGCCAAGCAGTGGCTGCCGGATCTGAAAGCGCTGGCGCAGAAACTCAAGGTCAACGCGGGCAGCGAGCCGGGCACCGATGTCGGTCCGGTCATTTCGAAAAAGGCCAAGGCGCGGATTCTCGATCTGATCGAAAGCGGTATCAAGGAAGGCGCGAAACTCGAGCTGGACGGTCGCGACATCAGCGTGCCGGGTTACGAGAAGGGCAACTTCGTCGGCCCGACCCTGTTCTCCGGGGTGACCACCGACATGCAGATCTACACCCAGGAAATCTTCGGCCCGGTACTGGTGGTGCTGGAAGTCGACACCCTCGATCAGGCCATTGCGCTGGTCAACGCCAACCCGTTCGGCAACGGCACGGGCCTGTTCACCCAGAGCGGCGCGGCGGCGCGTAAATTCCAGACTGAAATCGACGTCGGTCAGGTCGGCATCAACATCCCGATTCCGGTGCCGGTGCCGTTCTTCAGCTTCACCGGTTCGCGCGGTTCGAAACTCGGCGACCTCGGCCCGTACGGCAAGCAAGTGGTGCAGTTCTACACCCAGACCAAAACGGTCACGGCGCGCTGGTTCGATGACGACAGCGTCAACGACGGCGTGAACACCACCATTAACCTGCGCTGA
- a CDS encoding DapH/DapD/GlmU-related protein — MDDINVVEVSTTVNDASELGRHVWIRAGSRLQNVQVADDCFIGFKCDLQFTSVGASSMFATGARCLGTAQSPVRIAENVWLGAKATVAAGVSIGAGAVVAAGALVTTDVPADAIVVGRPARVIAQRTVVEDGLPSPAPVLAKVRDRARQGLPSMLDRSTQSVPRLKALNPDTATWDISNETLIDAELRGGASVEIARDCILIGRSNRQGGMSQLGGIELGTGVRLAAGVVIEAAGGVSVGAFSELSEGVTIVASTHDHSFRSLPWEEAPVRIGSRCVIGEGAILVGPLNIGDGAVIKPYSVVIRDVLENTVVHGVVQLMEIQE; from the coding sequence GTGGACGACATAAATGTAGTTGAAGTTTCGACGACCGTGAATGATGCGAGTGAGTTGGGCCGGCATGTCTGGATTCGTGCTGGTAGCCGCCTGCAAAACGTTCAGGTCGCCGATGATTGTTTCATCGGATTCAAGTGTGATTTGCAGTTCACTTCTGTTGGCGCGTCCAGCATGTTTGCTACCGGCGCACGATGCCTGGGAACGGCGCAGTCACCGGTTCGAATTGCCGAAAACGTCTGGCTGGGCGCCAAGGCCACCGTGGCCGCCGGCGTTTCCATCGGTGCGGGAGCGGTGGTCGCAGCCGGAGCGTTGGTGACTACCGATGTGCCGGCCGATGCCATCGTGGTCGGCCGCCCGGCCCGAGTCATTGCCCAGCGCACCGTGGTCGAAGACGGCCTGCCGAGCCCGGCGCCGGTGCTGGCCAAAGTCCGGGACCGGGCCCGCCAGGGCTTGCCGTCGATGCTCGATCGGTCCACGCAGTCGGTGCCTCGCCTCAAGGCGTTGAACCCCGATACCGCGACCTGGGACATCAGCAACGAAACCTTGATCGATGCCGAATTGCGCGGCGGAGCGTCGGTTGAAATCGCCCGAGACTGCATTTTGATCGGGCGCAGCAACCGTCAGGGCGGCATGTCGCAATTGGGCGGCATTGAACTGGGCACTGGCGTCCGACTGGCGGCGGGTGTGGTTATCGAGGCTGCCGGCGGCGTATCCGTCGGGGCCTTCAGCGAGTTGTCCGAGGGGGTCACGATCGTTGCCTCCACCCATGATCATTCTTTCCGCTCACTGCCTTGGGAGGAGGCACCTGTGCGCATTGGAAGTCGTTGCGTTATTGGCGAGGGCGCCATCTTGGTAGGTCCACTGAATATTGGTGACGGTGCAGTTATCAAACCGTACTCGGTGGTAATAAGGGATGTATTGGAAAACACTGTGGTTCATGGCGTTGTTCAACTAATGGAGATTCAAGAATGA
- the rfbA gene encoding glucose-1-phosphate thymidylyltransferase RfbA — protein MAKYKGILLAGGAGSRLHPITLGVSKQSLPVYDKPMIYYPLSVLMLAEIREILIISTPEDLPGFQRMFGDGSQLGLSLSYAVQPSPDGLAQAFIIGREFVGEDNVCLVLGDNIFYGAGFGETLLQAATRDEGATVFGYYVADPERFGVVEFDAAGKALSICEKPSDPKSNYAVTGLYFYDNEVLQIAADIKPSPRGELEITDVNNVYLQRGKLNVSVMGRGMAWLDTGTHDALMEAGNFVQAIEKRQGLKIACLEEIAYNKGWIDDAQLLVHAGSMSKTGYGQYLARLINDDVVVSMDAQRLLKGAA, from the coding sequence ATGGCCAAGTACAAAGGAATTCTGCTGGCGGGCGGCGCCGGTTCGCGTCTGCACCCGATCACCCTAGGCGTTTCGAAACAGTCGCTGCCGGTGTATGACAAACCGATGATTTATTACCCGCTGTCAGTGCTGATGCTGGCGGAAATCCGCGAGATCCTGATCATTTCCACCCCGGAAGATTTGCCGGGCTTCCAGCGCATGTTCGGCGACGGCAGCCAGTTGGGCCTGAGCCTGAGTTACGCGGTGCAACCGAGCCCGGACGGCCTCGCTCAGGCGTTCATCATCGGTCGCGAATTCGTCGGTGAAGACAACGTTTGCCTGGTACTCGGCGACAACATTTTCTACGGCGCCGGTTTCGGTGAAACCTTGCTGCAAGCCGCCACTCGCGACGAAGGTGCTACGGTGTTTGGCTATTACGTAGCCGATCCCGAGCGCTTCGGTGTGGTCGAGTTCGATGCCGCCGGCAAGGCCCTGAGCATCTGCGAAAAACCGAGTGATCCGAAGTCCAACTACGCGGTCACCGGCCTGTATTTCTACGACAACGAAGTGCTGCAGATTGCCGCCGACATCAAGCCGTCGCCGCGCGGTGAACTGGAGATTACCGACGTCAACAACGTCTACCTGCAACGCGGCAAATTGAACGTGTCGGTGATGGGCCGTGGCATGGCCTGGCTGGACACCGGCACCCACGATGCGTTGATGGAAGCCGGTAATTTCGTGCAGGCGATCGAGAAGCGTCAGGGCCTGAAAATCGCCTGCCTCGAAGAGATCGCTTACAACAAGGGCTGGATCGATGACGCGCAATTGCTGGTGCATGCGGGCAGCATGAGCAAGACCGGTTACGGTCAGTATCTGGCGCGGTTGATCAACGATGATGTGGTGGTTTCGATGGATGCGCAGCGCCTGTTGAAAGGCGCTGCCTGA
- a CDS encoding cupin domain-containing protein — protein MPAPITVLRDTHPLPVLDACKWEKLEGDPHTVNLNAYTSEDGSKIMGTWICTPGKWRVDYVKWEYCHFQEGYCVITPDGMEPIHLRAGDIFVVEPGMKGTWEVVETVRKYFVFA, from the coding sequence ATGCCTGCACCTATCACCGTTCTGCGCGATACCCACCCGCTGCCAGTACTCGACGCCTGCAAATGGGAGAAGCTCGAGGGCGACCCGCACACCGTCAACCTAAACGCCTACACCAGCGAAGACGGCAGCAAGATCATGGGCACCTGGATCTGCACGCCAGGCAAGTGGCGGGTAGATTACGTGAAATGGGAGTACTGCCATTTCCAGGAGGGCTACTGCGTGATCACCCCGGATGGCATGGAGCCGATTCACCTGCGCGCCGGCGATATCTTCGTGGTCGAGCCGGGCATGAAAGGCACCTGGGAAGTGGTCGAGACCGTGCGCAAATATTTCGTGTTCGCCTGA
- a CDS encoding NAD(P)-dependent oxidoreductase gives MFETLAAKNESTWHLKCTPVHVQSQSWGIVQTDLKTSSREERDMELGFIGLGTMGAPMVLNLLKAGHRVRVWNRSSAPLEALITAGAEAVDTPVLAAQAEVLISMLGDDTAIRSVFLGAKALEGLQAGSVHVNMSTVSVALAKELAALHEARGVDYVSAPVLGRVDVAAAGNLNILASGPAEALARVQPLFDVLGRKTWHFGEAADVACAAKLSANLMVASAIESLAEASTLAGGYGISRAAFIDMITSTLFPVPVYQGYGKQMADETFEPAGFKLSLGLKDVRLVLEAGEAAQVPLPFASVLKDNLLDGMAHGQADQDWASLSRVSDRRAGVK, from the coding sequence GTGTTTGAAACCCTTGCCGCGAAGAATGAATCAACGTGGCACTTGAAATGTACGCCTGTACACGTACAATCGCAATCGTGGGGCATTGTACAAACGGATTTGAAGACCTCATCGAGAGAGGAACGCGACATGGAACTGGGATTTATCGGTCTGGGCACCATGGGTGCGCCGATGGTGCTGAACCTGCTGAAGGCCGGGCATCGGGTCCGCGTGTGGAATCGCTCGTCGGCACCGCTTGAAGCACTGATCACAGCCGGTGCTGAAGCTGTCGATACACCGGTGCTTGCAGCGCAGGCCGAGGTGCTGATTTCGATGCTCGGCGATGACACGGCGATCCGCTCGGTGTTCCTCGGCGCCAAGGCGCTGGAAGGTCTGCAGGCCGGCAGCGTTCACGTCAACATGTCCACGGTGTCCGTGGCGCTGGCCAAGGAACTGGCGGCCCTGCACGAGGCGCGCGGCGTCGATTACGTGTCCGCGCCGGTTCTGGGGCGGGTCGATGTTGCGGCCGCCGGCAATCTGAATATTCTCGCCTCCGGGCCTGCCGAAGCATTGGCCCGGGTGCAGCCGCTGTTCGATGTGCTGGGCCGCAAGACCTGGCACTTCGGTGAAGCTGCAGACGTGGCGTGCGCCGCCAAACTGTCGGCCAATTTGATGGTCGCCTCGGCGATCGAGTCGCTGGCCGAAGCCTCGACCCTGGCCGGTGGCTACGGCATCAGTCGTGCGGCGTTCATCGACATGATCACTTCGACCCTGTTCCCCGTTCCGGTCTATCAGGGTTACGGCAAGCAGATGGCCGATGAGACCTTCGAGCCGGCCGGTTTCAAATTGTCGCTGGGCCTCAAGGATGTGCGCCTGGTGCTGGAGGCCGGGGAGGCCGCTCAAGTGCCGTTGCCGTTTGCCAGCGTGTTGAAGGATAACTTGCTGGACGGCATGGCCCATGGTCAGGCCGATCAGGACTGGGCATCGCTGTCGCGGGTCAGTGACCGGCGTGCCGGCGTGAAGTAA
- a CDS encoding prenyltransferase/squalene oxidase repeat-containing protein, which yields MPLHPQFVFDQGLKDIEYGGFFAVTDASGEVAISTDKQLQDQVAVTLYQADHGDDVQLRFAHDGLMRLYDAPNAGFHELADRYWTPHGSGRCRTLALQLDALAALIAYQRRVPQDAANDAVIHGMLERVEALYARSTVAGLYSSDWSTPLELATSIDLDISATALLARIGNEPLGLGLVGHLQIHAENLIGRVAGSDSASCVDVTLTRCAVRAQVSLVLARLADVRDDNALSNLARSFLLQTLALFRDPAYGGYWDRIGINGKVRCDWHTSYKNHESPFPIKTAYDVALLLQAIQALPSGASEADRTSVTAALLEFHDARNGGLFMGKGYFWSTPDDPTVPFIRQFWAPPRQPGIFSIGNLTYLPLHLKSLKTQLAAAHALQAIEPAPAVAHHDDAMLVNRELQVIDGGGDVQRIHPNGVPTINVDLQRYLAWLAKARASNETPYGLTAETAPLGFRADKTWQVFSGLHVISDLHALGLQIENKASLIDCIRASQNTDGGFAEQPGHLSDVFATYCAVLSLRVLGALPNDIGGCVRYLQACQNPDGGFGDVPGFGSDIWHTNLAVLSLHALEAKAPDEQGVMAFALRCRSADGGFANKPGYPPDAFSVYRVVSTLFILNRRIVDAEQTVAWLQKLQLANGSFHYRPGKAVSLVGTYMAIAAMFLLDAQPTYLQESKDWIASHQKQDGGFGPLNATSATTDESFVCIQTLLILEQGLSQYWVALLN from the coding sequence ATGCCGCTGCATCCGCAGTTTGTATTTGATCAAGGCCTCAAGGACATTGAGTACGGCGGTTTTTTTGCTGTCACCGATGCCAGTGGCGAAGTCGCGATTTCCACTGACAAGCAGTTGCAGGATCAGGTCGCGGTCACGCTCTACCAGGCTGACCACGGTGACGATGTTCAACTGCGTTTTGCCCACGACGGGCTGATGCGTTTGTACGATGCGCCGAACGCCGGTTTTCACGAGCTCGCCGACCGCTATTGGACGCCGCACGGTTCGGGACGTTGCCGAACGCTGGCGCTGCAACTGGACGCATTGGCTGCACTGATTGCCTATCAGCGTCGAGTGCCGCAGGACGCGGCGAACGACGCCGTGATCCACGGCATGCTGGAAAGGGTCGAAGCGCTTTACGCCCGTTCCACGGTTGCCGGCCTGTACAGCAGCGACTGGTCGACGCCTCTGGAACTGGCCACCTCGATCGATCTCGACATCAGCGCCACGGCCTTGCTGGCGCGCATCGGCAACGAGCCGTTGGGTCTGGGGCTGGTCGGGCACTTGCAGATTCACGCAGAAAACCTGATCGGCCGCGTGGCCGGCAGTGACAGTGCATCCTGTGTCGATGTCACGCTGACCCGCTGCGCCGTGCGCGCTCAGGTCAGCCTGGTGCTGGCGCGTCTGGCCGATGTGCGGGACGACAACGCGCTGTCGAACCTGGCCCGTTCGTTCCTGCTGCAAACCCTGGCGTTGTTCCGCGATCCAGCCTACGGCGGTTACTGGGACCGAATCGGGATCAACGGCAAAGTGCGTTGCGACTGGCACACCTCGTACAAGAACCACGAGTCGCCATTCCCGATCAAGACCGCCTACGACGTGGCGCTGCTGTTGCAAGCCATCCAGGCCTTGCCGTCTGGCGCGAGCGAAGCTGACCGGACTTCGGTGACGGCAGCCTTGCTGGAGTTTCACGACGCCCGCAATGGCGGACTGTTCATGGGCAAGGGCTACTTCTGGTCGACGCCCGATGACCCGACCGTGCCGTTCATTCGGCAGTTCTGGGCGCCGCCGCGTCAGCCGGGGATTTTCAGCATCGGCAACCTGACGTACCTGCCGCTGCACCTGAAGAGCCTGAAGACCCAGCTCGCTGCCGCCCACGCCTTGCAGGCCATCGAGCCGGCCCCTGCCGTTGCTCATCATGACGATGCGATGCTGGTAAACCGTGAGCTGCAAGTGATCGATGGCGGTGGCGACGTCCAGCGCATTCACCCGAATGGCGTGCCGACCATCAATGTCGATTTGCAGCGTTATCTGGCGTGGCTGGCCAAGGCCCGGGCGTCGAACGAAACGCCTTACGGGCTGACCGCTGAAACCGCGCCGCTGGGTTTCCGTGCCGACAAGACCTGGCAGGTGTTTTCCGGGTTGCACGTGATTTCGGACTTGCACGCTCTTGGCCTGCAAATCGAAAACAAGGCCAGCCTGATTGATTGCATCAGGGCCTCGCAAAACACCGACGGCGGGTTTGCCGAGCAGCCGGGGCACTTGAGCGATGTGTTCGCGACCTACTGCGCGGTGTTGTCGCTGCGAGTACTGGGCGCCTTGCCGAACGATATCGGCGGTTGCGTGCGTTACCTGCAAGCGTGCCAGAACCCCGATGGCGGGTTCGGTGATGTGCCGGGTTTCGGTTCGGACATCTGGCACACCAACCTGGCGGTGTTGTCGCTGCATGCGCTGGAAGCCAAGGCGCCGGACGAGCAGGGCGTGATGGCGTTTGCCCTGCGCTGCCGCTCGGCCGACGGCGGTTTCGCCAACAAGCCCGGGTATCCGCCGGACGCTTTTTCGGTGTACCGCGTGGTGTCGACGCTGTTCATTCTCAACCGACGCATCGTCGATGCCGAACAGACCGTCGCCTGGCTGCAAAAGCTGCAACTGGCCAACGGCTCGTTCCACTACCGGCCGGGCAAAGCGGTCAGCCTGGTGGGGACTTACATGGCCATCGCGGCAATGTTTCTGCTCGACGCGCAACCGACGTATTTACAGGAATCGAAAGACTGGATCGCTTCCCATCAGAAGCAGGACGGTGGTTTCGGCCCGCTCAACGCGACCTCGGCGACCACCGATGAAAGCTTCGTCTGCATTCAGACGCTGCTGATTCTTGAGCAAGGGCTGTCGCAATACTGGGTGGCCTTGTTGAACTGA
- the rfbB gene encoding dTDP-glucose 4,6-dehydratase — protein MKILVTGGAGFIGSAVVRFLIEETECEVINVDKLTYAGNLESLADVSDSPRYRFCQVDICDKSALDELFARLQPDAVMHLAAESHVDRSIDGPQAFIETNIVGTYTMLEAARGYWNRLDAARQAAFRFHHISTDEVYGDLEPEDPAFTERTPYAPSSPYSATKAGSDHLVRAWHRTYGLPVVMSNCSNNYGPYHFPEKLIPHVILNALQGKPLPVYGDGAQIRDWLFVEDHARALYAVVTRGEVGQTYNIGGHNEKTNLEVVQTLCDLLEARGAEKPVGVAHFRDLITFVKDRPGHDKRYAVDAGKIHATLGWTPQETFESGMKKTVDWYLDNRAWWVRVMSGAYALERLGEQRNEALAA, from the coding sequence ATGAAAATTTTAGTGACAGGGGGCGCGGGCTTCATTGGCTCGGCCGTGGTGCGGTTTCTGATTGAAGAGACCGAATGTGAAGTGATCAACGTCGACAAGCTGACCTACGCCGGCAATCTCGAGTCGCTGGCCGACGTGTCCGACTCGCCACGTTATCGATTCTGCCAGGTGGACATTTGTGACAAGTCGGCGCTGGACGAACTGTTCGCGCGACTGCAACCGGATGCGGTGATGCACCTGGCCGCCGAGTCCCACGTGGACCGCTCGATCGATGGCCCGCAAGCCTTCATCGAAACCAACATCGTCGGCACTTACACGATGCTCGAAGCGGCGCGCGGTTACTGGAACCGGCTGGACGCGGCGCGTCAGGCGGCGTTCCGTTTCCATCACATTTCCACCGATGAAGTGTATGGCGACCTGGAACCCGAAGATCCGGCGTTCACCGAGCGTACGCCGTATGCACCAAGCTCGCCGTATTCGGCGACCAAGGCCGGTTCCGATCATCTTGTTCGCGCCTGGCATCGCACGTATGGCTTGCCGGTGGTGATGAGCAATTGCTCGAACAATTACGGGCCTTATCATTTCCCGGAAAAACTGATTCCTCACGTCATTCTCAATGCGCTGCAAGGCAAGCCGTTGCCGGTGTACGGCGATGGCGCGCAGATCCGCGACTGGCTGTTTGTCGAGGATCACGCCCGCGCCCTGTATGCGGTGGTCACGCGCGGTGAGGTCGGGCAGACCTACAACATCGGCGGCCACAACGAGAAGACCAACCTGGAAGTGGTGCAAACCTTGTGCGACTTGCTTGAAGCACGCGGAGCGGAAAAGCCGGTGGGTGTTGCGCACTTCCGCGACCTCATCACCTTCGTCAAGGATCGTCCGGGCCACGACAAACGCTACGCCGTCGATGCCGGAAAAATCCACGCGACGCTGGGCTGGACGCCGCAGGAAACCTTCGAAAGCGGCATGAAGAAAACCGTCGACTGGTATCTGGATAACCGCGCCTGGTGGGTGCGGGTGATGTCCGGTGCTTACGCGCTGGAGCGTCTCGGCGAGCAACGTAACGAAGCCCTCGCGGCCTGA
- a CDS encoding LLM class flavin-dependent oxidoreductase yields the protein MQFGIYTVGDVTQDPTNARTPSESERIQATLQIAQKAEDIGLDVFATGEHHNPPFITSSPTTLLAYIAAKTQRIILSTSTTLISTNDPVRLAEEYSLLQNLCGGRMDLMLGRGNTAPVYPWFGKSIADALPLAMENYSLLHRLWREEDINWSGRFRTPLNHFTSIPRPLDDLPPFVWHGSIRTPEIAEQAAYYGDGFFASHILWPREHFMALVEFYRERFAHYGHGTPEQAIVGLGGHIFMRRNSQDARREFRPYFDNAPVYGHGPSLEEFMEMTPLAVGSPQEIIDKTLTFREHFGDYQRQLFLFDHGGIPLKTVLEQLDMFGKEVLPVLREETRKRRSPLAAEAPTHANRLARLQSLQPSPAEPHPGVKSPQHDRVTGH from the coding sequence ATGCAATTCGGGATCTACACCGTTGGCGACGTCACACAGGACCCTACCAACGCCCGTACCCCCAGTGAATCCGAGCGCATCCAGGCCACCCTGCAAATTGCGCAGAAGGCCGAAGACATCGGACTGGACGTGTTCGCCACCGGCGAGCACCACAATCCCCCGTTCATCACCTCCTCTCCCACCACGCTGCTGGCCTACATCGCAGCGAAGACCCAACGCATCATTCTCTCGACGTCCACCACCCTGATCAGCACCAACGATCCGGTGCGGCTGGCCGAAGAATATTCACTGCTGCAAAACCTCTGCGGCGGACGCATGGACCTGATGCTCGGCCGTGGCAACACCGCGCCGGTCTATCCATGGTTCGGCAAGAGCATCGCCGACGCCCTGCCCTTGGCGATGGAAAACTATAGTCTGCTGCACCGGCTCTGGCGCGAGGAAGACATCAACTGGAGCGGGCGCTTTCGCACACCGCTGAACCACTTCACCTCGATCCCGCGACCGCTGGACGACCTGCCGCCCTTTGTCTGGCATGGCTCGATCCGCACCCCGGAAATCGCCGAACAGGCGGCCTATTACGGCGACGGCTTTTTCGCCAGCCACATCCTCTGGCCTCGGGAACACTTCATGGCGTTGGTCGAGTTTTACCGCGAACGGTTTGCCCACTATGGCCATGGCACGCCGGAGCAGGCGATCGTCGGTCTCGGCGGGCACATCTTCATGCGCCGCAACTCCCAGGATGCGCGCCGGGAGTTCCGCCCTTACTTCGACAACGCGCCGGTTTACGGTCACGGTCCATCCCTGGAAGAGTTCATGGAAATGACCCCGCTGGCCGTCGGCAGCCCTCAGGAAATCATCGACAAAACTCTGACCTTCCGCGAGCACTTCGGCGACTATCAGCGCCAGTTGTTCCTGTTCGACCACGGCGGTATTCCGCTGAAGACCGTACTGGAACAACTCGACATGTTCGGCAAGGAAGTGTTGCCGGTGCTGCGTGAAGAAACCCGCAAACGCCGCTCGCCACTGGCGGCCGAGGCGCCGACTCACGCTAATCGCCTGGCTCGCTTGCAATCCCTGCAACCCTCGCCCGCCGAACCACATCCGGGCGTCAAAAGCCCGCAACATGACCGTGTGACCGGCCACTGA